CCAGCGCAGGTCGATGGTCTCCAGCGTGAACGGCGCGTACGCCTTCGCGACGGCCTCATGGCCGAAGATGCCGGCGGATCCGAGCGGCATCACCGCGTCCTCCGCGGCCCAGGCGGCGAAGGCCTTGCCCATGCCCTCGGTCGTGGACATGGCGGAGAACGCGCTGTCCGCGGCCTTCGCCTCCTCCAGCACCTTCGCGGGCGCCAGCGCGCGCGGCTCCGGCGCCGGCAGCGTGGAGGACGGCGCGAAGCCCGCGGGCGGCGTCATCGGCGTCTTGGCGGCGTTGAGCACCGCCACCGCCACGCGCCACTGCCCGTCCGGCTGGCGCTTCCACGCGGTGATGTAGCGCGCGATCGGCCGCACCGACGTGCCCCCCGACTCCACGGACACGTTGCCCACCGCGTACCCCAGCGTCCCATCCGCGCTCACGTCCCAGCGCACGGGCGCCCAGCGCACCTTGCCCTCCGCCTCCAGCGGATGCGCGGCCAGCCACGCGCGGATGGCCTCCCTGCCCTTCTGCGCGTACACGCCGTCCACCAGCAGCACCGCGTCGTCCGCGACGAAGTCCGCGAACGCCTGCGCCGAACCGGCCTTCTGCGCCGCGTCCGACATGGCCTGGTCCGCCGCACGCAACCCCGCGCGCTGGTCCTCCAACGACTGCCGCGCCGCCACCGCCTGCGCCCCCGGCCCGGAGGCCTTCGCCCCCCCACACCCCAGGGTCCCCAACGCCGCGAAGACGAGCGCGCCCGCGAACATCCGTTTCATGTGCTGGCTTCCTTTCGTGAAACACCGGGCCCGCGCCATACACGTAAACACGGGATTCCGCTCGCCTCGTGTCCCGGGGCGATCCAGGAATGATGCGTTTCTACAATTAGAAGGGAATTTCTCCTCACCGTGAAAGGAATCCCTCGAATGGATGGACGTAACGGAAGGACCGGCGGCGCCCGGCTGCTGCCGCTGACGGCGCTGCTGCTGGCCACCGGGTGTGAGCCGCGCACCGCGACGCCTCCGGCGCCGGAAGGCCCCACCACGTCAGTGAAGAAGCTGGGGGCGGGCAGCCTCTCCGCCACCGTGCGCAGGACGGCGCACGGCATCCCCCACGTGCTGGCGGACGACTTCGCGGGCGTGGGCTACGGCTACGGCTACGCGTTCGCGCAGGACAACCTCTGCGCGCTGATGGACGCGCTGGTGACGGTGAACGCCGAGCGCTCGCGCTACTTCGGGCCGGACGGCACGTACCTGGCCGCGCTGGGCAGCCAGTACAACAACCTGAAGAGTGACTTCTTCTACCAGGCCATCAACGACGACGGCACGGTGGAGGCGCTGCTGGCGAAGCCGCCGCCCCTGGGCCCGTCCCAGGACGTGCGCGAGCTGGTGCGCGGCTACACGGCGGGCATCAACCGCTACCTGGCGGACACCGGCGTGGACGCGCTGCCGGACCCGCGCTGCAAGGGCGCGGCCTGGGTGCGCCCCATCACCGAGCGCGACCTGTACCGGCGCTACTACCAGCTCAGCCTCTTCGCCAGCTCGCTCTTCTTCCTGGACGCGCTGGTGGACGCGAAGCCCCCGTCCCTGCTGCCGGACGGCACGCTGCCCCTGCCGCTGCCCGCGCCCGCCACGCTGGACCGCAAGGTGTTCCCCAGTTCGGAGACGCTGGGCCTGGGCAGCAACGCCTTCGGCCTGGGCAGTCAGGCCACGCGCAACGGCAAGGGCATGCTGCTGGCCAACCCGCACTTCCCCTGGGAGGGCTCGGAGCGCTTCTACGAGGCCCACCTCACGGTGCCGGGCAAGCTCAACGTCTCCGGCGTGAGCCTGCTGGGCGTACCCGCCATCCTCATCGGCCACAACGAGACGCTGGCCTGGAGCCACACCGTCTCCACCGCGTACCGCTTCACCCCCTTCGAGCTGAAGCTCATCCCGGGCTTCCCCACGAAGTACCTGTACGACGGCCAGATTCGCGAGATGACGACCCGCACCGTCACGGTGCAGGCGAAGGCAGCGGACGGGTCGCTCACGGCGCGCCAGCACACCTTCTACCGTTCGCACCTGGGCCCGATGCTGGAGTACCCGTCCGGCCTGATGACCTGGAACGGCCTCACCGCCTACGCGTTCCATGACGCCAACGCCTCCAACCTGCGCCTCCTGGACGCCTTCTTCGCCATGGACCGCGCAGCGAACGTGGACGAACTGCGCACGGCGCAGAACACCTGGCAGGGCATCCCGTGGGTGAACACCATCGCCACGGACGCGCAGGGCCGCGCGTACTACGCGGACATGAGCGTGGTGCCGCACGTCACGGACGCGAAGCTCGCGCGCTGCGTGCTGTCCCCCATCCCGCTGCTGGTGCTCGCGAGCGCGGGGCTGCCGGTGCTGGACGGCTCGCGCTCCGACTGCGCGCTGGGCAGCGACGCGGACGCGGTGGAGCCGGGCATCTTCGGCCCGGGCAGCCTGCCGCGCCTCACCCGCGCCGACTACGTCACCAACTCCAACGACAGCTACTGGCTGCCCAACCCCGCCCAGCCGCTCACCGGCTTCCCGCGCATCCTCGGCGGTGAGAAGAACGTGCGCAGCCTGCGCACCCGCCTGGGCCTGAAGATGGTGCAGGGCCGCATCGCGGGCACGGACGGCCTGGAGGGACAGGGCTTCACGCTGGAGCAGCTCCAGACGGTGATGTTCAACAACCGCAACTACTCCGGAGAGCTGCTGCGCGACGCCGCGGTGGCGCTGTGCCGCCGCACGCCCTTCGTGCTGATGCCGGACCTCACCTTCGAGGACCTGCGCCCCGCCTGCCCCGTGCTGGCCGCGTGGGACCTGAAGGGCGACCTGGACAGCCGGGGCGAACTGCTCTGGCGCGTGTTCCTCTTCACCGCGGTGGGTGTCACGGGCGGACCGTACGTGGTGCCCTTCAACGCGAACGACCCCGTCAACACGCCGCGCACGCTCAACACGCTGAACCCGCAGGTGGCCCAGGCACTGGGCACCGCCATCCGCACGCTGCGCGAGCGCGGCATCGCCCTGGACGCGACGACGGGCTCCGTGCAGGGCAAGCGCAAGAACGGCATCTTCTACCCGGTGCACGGCTGCGCCCACGACGAGGGCTGCTTCAATCAAATCGCCAACCAGCTCCTGCCGGACGGCACGTATGAGCCTGTCCTGGGCTCCAGCTTCGTCATGGCCGTGTCCTTCACGGACGCAGGGCCCGTGGCGAAGTCCGTGCTCACGTACTCCCAGTCCACCAACCCGGCCTCGCCCTATTACGCGGACCAGACGGCCATGTTCTCCCAGAAGCAGTGGGTGGACCGCCGCTACACGGAGGCGGAGATCGCCGCGGACCCGGCGCTGACCGTCACGCACCTCCAGGAATAGTCAAAGCCAGACAGCGGGGCTTTCGCGGCCCGGTGCCCCTTCCCGTGAAACACGGGGAGAGGCGCCGAGCCGCGGTGTTTTCAGCCCTTCGCGGGCGTGGCCTGGATGTCCAGCTCGATGTCCACCTTCTCGCCAATGAGCCAGCCGCCGTTGTCCAGCGCCCGGTTCCACTGGATGCCGAAGTCGGAGCGCTGCAGCGACGTGCGCGCCGAGTACAGCAGCCGCGACTGGCCCCAGGGGTCCTGCGTGGTGGCCAGGTGGCGCACCTCCAGGAGCAGCGGGCGCGTCACCCGGCGCAGCGTCAGCTCTCCCTGGAGCTGGAAGGCGGTGCCGCCCGTGGCGTGCGACTGGCTGGCCCGGAAGGTGATGAGCGGGGCGGCCTCCGCGTCCAGGAACTCCGGCGAGCGCAGGTGCGCGTCCCGCTCCGGGTTCCCCGTGTAGATGCTCGCGGCCTCCACCCGCACGTCCACCTCGCCCTGCAGCGGGGACTGAGGATCCGCCTTCAGCGTGCCGGACACGCGTTCGAAGCGGCCGTGCACGCGGGCGACCACCATGTGACGGGCAATGAAGAGCACGGCCGAATGGGCCGGATCGATGTTCCACGACGGAAGGGACATGGGAGGGGGCTCGCGGGGGGACGCGTGAAGAATGCTCGCGCCGGAAAGTAGCAATGCCATCACAAATCCGCAGCGCTCAGTGCATGCCCAGACGCGCGGTGCGACCCGAAAACGCGTCTGTTCAACGCACTTTCCGAGGTCTCAAGAGTCCCCATTATTCGCATTTGATAAAGTTTGTCAGGCCAATCCCCGAAAGGCAGCATTCACTATGGGTGAAATATGGATTCCCTCCAGGCGGCGCACTCCCGCGCCCCTTTCCGGGATTCCCACCCGAGGAGCTCCTCGTGAAGATGCTTCGTTGGAGTGCGGCGGCGCTGGCGCTGTTCGTCGTGGGCTGCGGTCCCGTGGAGGAGCAGCCGCTGACGCCCGAGCCCGCTGCGCTGGAGACGCAGGAGGCGGAGCTGGCGACCCGGACCTGCACGAACAGCCTGGGCTGCCGGGAGGCGTGTACCTGCCAGGGCGGCTACTGCGTTCCGGACGGGTTCGGTCCGCCGCCGCCCGCCGGTTACTGTGACCAGGCGCCCGTGCGCGCCTGCTCCACGGGCTCGGACTGCGCGTCCGGGTGCAACTGCGTGGGCAACGTCTGCGTCAATGGCGGCTTCAGCCCGCCCGCCAACTGCCTGCTGGCGCCTCCGGATTCATACGAGAGCGACAACACGCACACCTCCGCGTCCTCGTACCTGGGCACGCCGCAGCTCGACCACTCCTTCCACCGCCAGAACGACGTGGACTGGGTGCTGGTCGCCACGCCCATCAACCAGGTGATGACGGTGGAGACCTACAACCTGCGCAACGGCCCGTGGATGCGCATCGACATCTACGCGTACAACTACGCCACCCGCACGCTGGGCTCGCTCGTGGGCAGCACGTCCAGCACCGTCTGCTCGCAGCTCACCCCGTCCTGCTTCGTCTACCGCGCGACGGCGAACGTCGTGGCGAATGGCGTCTACGCGGTGAAGATCACCGACGCGCGCAACCGGCCGTCGGGCGACGACTACACGCCCACCGCGAAGTACGACCTGAAGATGTACTGAGCCCCAGCGCCTTCAGTCGCGGGGCGGCAGGTCGTCCGCCGTCCCGTCGATGACGCGCTTCGCGATGGCGAAGGAGAAGCCCGCGCGGGCGAGCGCCGCCAGGTCCTTCCTGCGGTTCTCCACGCGCGTGCTCGGGTCGCGCCGGAAGGGGCCCAGCCGCTTCTTGCGCGCCCAGATGCGGGCGGCGGCGTCTTCCGGCACGTCCTGGGTGGCCTCCGCCAGCTTCTCCTGCACCAGCTCCGGCGCCACGCCCTTCATGCGCAGCTTCTGGGTGATGACGCGCGCGCTGCGGCCGGACGCGCGCAGCGAGTGCACGCGCGTCTCCGCGTAGGTCCGGTCGTTGATGAGGCCGTTGCGGATGAGCTTCTCCGCCAGCGTGTCCACCCAGCCCACGGCCTCCGCGCGGTCGGTGCCGTGGAACTTCACGGAGCGGTCCACCCGGCGCATCAGCACGCGCTTGAGCTGGCTCACCGTGGCCGCGTACCGCTTGAGGTAGTGCAGCGCCGCGTTCTCCAGGTAGCGCGGCGACACCTTCCGGGGCGGCTTCGGCTTGCGAGGCTCCCGGCGGCGCTCCGAGTCCCTGTCGGTGGGGTCATCCATGGCGGGACAGCTCTACCACCGGGGTCCGACGCTGGGGGACGCGTCCGCCGCCCCTCCGGGTGGGCCGCCCGGGGCCCGTCCGCCCGGCGGGCCTCCACGAAGGCCCGTCATGACGCCGCCTGCTCCCGCGCGTAGTGCGTGGGGGGCAGGCCGACGTGGCGGGTGAAGGCCACGCTGAAGGTGCTCGCGGAGCTGTAGCCGACCTGCTCCGCGACCTCGGCGACGGTGACCTCCTTCTTGCGCCGCAGCAGGTCCTTCGCCTGGGCCATGCGCCAGCCGAGCAGGTACTCCATCGGGGCCATGCCCACCGCGCGGCTGAAGCGCTCGAAGAACGCGGAGCGGGACAGCGCGGCCTCCTTCGCCAGCTGCGCCACGGTCCATGCGTGGGTCGGGTGCTCGTGCATCCGGCGGATGGCCACGGACAGGCGCTCGTCGGAGAGGCCGCGCAGGAGGCCCGGCGACGCCTCGACGCCCGCCGTGGAGCGGAGCGCTTCGATGAGCAGCACCTCCATGAGGCGGGCGAGGATGACGTCGCGCGCGGGCCGCCGTTCACGCGATTCCTCCCGCAACAGCTCCACGAGGGTGGTGAGCCGCTGCTCGCCGCGGACGTGCACGAACTGCGGAAGGAGCGACACGAGCAGGCTCGCGTCCGGAGAGGCGAAGGTGCAGTACCCCACCATCAACCGGACATCGGGCGGGCCATGGTGGACGCCGTTCCGGATTTCACCATCGGGCAACACGATGCGCGGGGTCTCATGTCTTCCCTTCGGCGGCTCGATGCTCGTCGTCGTGAAGTTGAACGCCGCGGGAACCAGGACGAAGTCTCCCTTCTCGAGGATGACCGGCTCGCGCCCTTCGATGGCGAGGCGGCTGCTCCCCATGAGGACCGCGCAATAGAAGGGCCGCCCATTCTCCGCGCGCCGGACCCTCCACTTGCCCGCGCCGCTGACGAACTTCGAGAACGGAGCGCCCGGCTGGAGCAGCGAGACCACTTCCGCGAGGGGATCGACCATGACCGGACTCCTGCGAATGAAATCTGGACTCCCTGTTGTAGCAGGTCCGGTTCCCGCTCCGTATATCCGTCACCGAAGCCACCCTGCCAGGAGACGCCATGAAGACGATTCTGATCACCGGATGCTCGTCCGGATTCGGCCTCGACACCGCCCGCCACTTCCTCGAACACGGCTGGAAGGTCATCGCCACGATGCGCAAGCCCCGCGAGGACGTGCTGCCCCGCTCCGAGCACCTGCGCGTGCTCCCGCTGGATGTCACCGACCCGGCGAGCATCCGCAAGCTGGTGGAGGATGCCGGCCCCATCGACGTGCTGGTCAACAACGCGGGCGTGGGCCTGATGGGCGTCTTCGAGGGCACGTCCATGGAGACGGTCCGCGGCACCTTCGAAACGAACCTGTTTGGAGCGATGACCGTGACCCAGGCGTTCCTGCCTCAATTCCGGCAGCAGAAGTCGGGGGTCATCGTGAACGTCTCGTCGGGGACGACGCTGAGGCCGCTCCCGCTGCTCTCCGTCTACAGCGCGAGCAAGGCGGCGCTCAACACGTTCACGGAGTCCCTCGCGCTGGAGCTCCAGCCCTTCGGCGTGCGGGTGGGCCTGGTGATTCCGGGTCGCTCGCCGGAGACACCCTTCGCCCAGAACGCCCAGTCCCGGGGGCAGGACCAGGGCGTCACCGTCCCCGAAGCCTACGCCGGCTTCGTGCGGAGCATCTTCGAGCAGAGGACGGCGCACGCCTCGGGACCGGTCACCCGGTCCGCGGACGTGGTGGAGGCCATCTGGCGCGTGGTGAACGACCCGTCCGCCCCGCTCCGCCTGCCCGCGGGTGCGGACGCCGTGGAGATGGCCAGGACACGCCCCTAGAATGGCGGCATGCGCGTCTCCTTTGTCGATCTGCCGCGCGGCCATTCGTCGTGCGGTCAGAACCCCGATATCAGGAGCCCCCCCATGCGCTTCATGCTCATCCCCCGCCCCTCCACCCTCGAGCCCACGCACTCGGACGCACCCTTCGACGAGGCCGTCTTCATCGCGCAGATGAAGTTCAACGAGGAGATGCACAAGGCCGGCGTGCTCGTCGCCTCGGAAGGCCTCAGCCCTTCCCCGGGCGCGCACGTCGTCTTCAAGGACGGCAAGTCCACCGTGAAGGATGGCCCCTTCGCGGAGACCAAGGAGCTCATCGGCGGCTTCTACGTGCTGGAGGTGAAGTCGAAGGAGGAGGCCATCGAGTGGGCCCGCCGCTATCCGGGCGGCATGGGCAATGACGACGTGATGGAGGTCCGCCCCCTCACCGGCGCGGGAGACATCCCGCCGGAGCTGGTGAAGCTCATCGAGAAGGTGGCGCCCACCTGGAGCCAGACCTTCAAGTCGTCGTGATGAACGGCGGCTAGAGTCCGGGCCATGACCTCCGCCACGCCTTCACTGGTCTCGTCCGCTCCGTGGGCCCAACGTGCGCTGAGGCGCTTCGTTCCGGTGGTGGGGGTCCTCGGGCTGCTGTCGCTGGTCACCTACTACCGGATGCACCCGGACCTGCCGTTCATCCGGTCGGACGGCTACGGCTACCACCTCTACCTCACGGCCGCCTTCGTCCAGCACGACCTGTCCTTCCGCACCGAGGCCGCCGAGTGGGGCGCGGACCTGGACTACAACATGGGTCTCACGCGGGACGAGACCACCGGCCGCTACCTGAACCGCTTCCCTCCGGGTCAGGCCCTGTTGATGCTGCCCGCCTTCCTGGCCGCGCACTTCAGCGCGCCGCTGCTGGGGTTCCGCCAGGACGGCTTCTCGCTGCCCTACCACTTCGCGGCGGCGCTCAACGGACTGTGCGCGCTGCTCATCGGGCTGACGCTGCTGAAGAGGGCCCTGGAAGCGCTCTTCCCCGCCGGGGTGGTGCTGGCGCTGCTCGTCGCGTACGAGCTCTTCCTGATGGTGCGCTACTGGCAGGACCGGCTGCCGGGAGACCGGACCACGTGGGCCCAGTACCGGAGCCTCTTCACGCTCCCGTAGAGCGCCTCCCCGCCCGCCCTGCATGGGAGGAGGAGGCCCACCGGACCCTCCCCGTCCCACACACGTCTATACTGCGGCGCGCATGTCCACCCTGCCCGCCCCCGCCCTCGAAGCGTCCTCGGCCCCGGCGTCCGTGCGCTTCCAGGGGCTGTGGCTCTTCTCGCCCCGGGCGGACCTGAGCATCCTCGTGCTGCCCACGCTGGTGATGCTCTTCTCCGTGTGGCTCGCGAGCCTCACCGGCGAGGACTCGCAGGGGTTCGCCCAGAGCATTGGCCGGTGGACGTCGCAGTACGTCTTCTTCAACGGCACGCACGTCATCCTCACCTTCCTGCTGGTGGGCACGCGGCGCGAGTTGCTGCACACCACGCCCAACCAATCCCGGCTGCTTGTGGGCGGAGGGGCGGCGGTGTTCGTGCTCACCACCGGGCTGCTCTGGTACGGAGACGCGCACGCGCCGCTCCTCGCGCTGCTGCTGGGCGGGAGCATCCACGTCCTCGCCGCGCACCACACGCTGTCGCAGGTGAAGGGGCTGTGGGCGCTGCACGGCCTGAGGGCCCGCGCCGCGGGCGCCCCGCCCCTCTCCGAAGCCGAGCGCACGCTCCAGCGCCAGTTCGTCCCCATCGCGCTGACGCTGATGATGATCCGCTCGCTGGCCCTGCCCCTCACCAGCGCCCTGGGCTCGCGGCCGATGATCAACATCGGGCAGGCGGAAGGCGGCTCGCTGCCATACGGCCTCACCTGGGTGCTGCTCGCGGTCTGGGGCGTCTTCGCCGTGAAGCTGCTGCTCGCGCTGCGCGGACCTCCGGGACAGAGCGGGCCCCGGTGCGTGTACGTCCTGGCGCACGTGGCGGTGGTGGCGGTGTACCTCGTGTGGCCGCGGTGGGGCACCATCCTGACCGCGGGCATCCACGGCCTGGAGTACTTCTTCCTCACCGGCCGCATGCTCCAGCCCACGCCCGCGGAGACCACGACCCGCCTGCGCGGCCCACGCGTGTGGGCGGCGATGCTGGCCGTGATGGCCCCCAGCATCCTGGTGGGCGTGGCCAACAGCCCCTTCGTCACCCTGGTGGACGGCGTCACGCAGGGCGCGGCCACGGCCTTCTTCCTGAGCCAGCAGCCGCTGTGGTCGCTGGGGCTCATGGCCACCAACGGGGTGGTGCTGGCGCACTACTTCGCGGACGCGTTCCTCTACCGCTTCCGCATCCCCCGCGTGCGCGAGGTGACGCTCCCCCGCCTGGGCCTGGGCTGAAGCCTCCCCGCCCGCCCTCCAGGCATCGCCCAAGCCGCGCCTTTCCCCCAGCCGCCCGGGAGGGTAAGCACCAGGGCGTGAAGAACCCGGCCGTCGAAAACCTCCCGCCCCCGTCCGACACCGACACGGCTCCGCCGCCCGACGTCTCCGTGGAGGACGTGCGCCGCGCCACGGCGCTCCTGAGCACGCTCGCCGAGCACCGCGTGCTCCTGCACCACCTGCCCCCGGAGGACCACCACGCGCTGATGGCCGCCGCGGGCCGGCTCATCCACCCCGACAAGGCCACGAAGTCGCGGATGGTGAACGCGCTCCGCAAGGAGAAGAAGGACGTGCTGCGCGCCAACGACCGCGCGGTGCGCTCCAGCACGGAGATCCGCGTGCTGCGCAAGGCGCCGGTGCTCTCCCTGCCCGCGCTGCCCCCGCCGCCTCCGGAGGCCACGCCGGAGCGCCTGCTGGAGGTGCCGCGCAAGTGCTACGTGTGCAAGGTGGAGTTCCGCAAGGTCCACTTCTTCTACGACGCCATGTGCATCCCGTGCGGGGACCTGAACTACGCCCGGCGCACGCAGCGCGCGGACCTCACCGGCCAGGTGGCGCTCATCACCGGCGCGCGGGTGAAGATTGGCTTCCAGGCGTCGCTGATGCTGCTGCGCTCGGGGGCCACGGTCATCGCCACCACGCGCTTCCCCCAGGACGCGGTGCACCGCTACGCGCGCGAGCCGGACTTCGCGGACTGGGCCCACCGGCTCCACGTGCACGGGCTGGACCTGCGTCACGCTCCCAGCGTGGAGCTGTTCGCGCGCCACATCGAACAGACGCACGAGCGGCTGGACATCCTCATCAACAACGCCGCGCAGACCGTGCGCCGTCCGCCGGGCTTCTACCAGCACCTGTTGGACGGAGAGCTGCGCGGCGTGGACCCACGGCTGCGCCCGCTGCTCGCGGGGCATGAGGCCTGCGTCGCCGCGCTCCGGCCCGCGCTGGGCCCCGGTGACATGGGGAACACGTCACTGCCCGTGGCGACCTGGCGCAGCAGCGACCCGGCGCTGGGCATCCACTCCTCCGCCGCGCTGTCGCTGCTCCCCTACGCCATGGAGCAGGAGGGCGACACGCAAGCCCTCTTCCCGGAAGGCAGGCTGGACGCGGACCTCCAGCAGGTGGACCTGCGCGCCACGAACTCCTGGCGCCTCAAGCTGTCGGAGGTGCGCACCGCGGAGATGCTGGAGGTGCACCTGGTGAACGCGGTGGCGCCCTTCATCCTGTGCGGCAAGCTGAAGCCGCTGATGCTCAAGGACCGCTCGAAGCCGGGCCACATCGTCAACGTGTCCGCCATG
The sequence above is drawn from the Corallococcus sp. NCRR genome and encodes:
- a CDS encoding YybH family protein, with protein sequence MKRMFAGALVFAALGTLGCGGAKASGPGAQAVAARQSLEDQRAGLRAADQAMSDAAQKAGSAQAFADFVADDAVLLVDGVYAQKGREAIRAWLAAHPLEAEGKVRWAPVRWDVSADGTLGYAVGNVSVESGGTSVRPIARYITAWKRQPDGQWRVAVAVLNAAKTPMTPPAGFAPSSTLPAPEPRALAPAKVLEEAKAADSAFSAMSTTEGMGKAFAAWAAEDAVMPLGSAGIFGHEAVAKAYAPFTLETIDLRWEPVLGDAAGSGDLAYTVGRAIATGKDEKGQPEVDHVKYLTVWRRQADGQWRYVTDGGNASPGPQGP
- a CDS encoding acylase translates to MDGRNGRTGGARLLPLTALLLATGCEPRTATPPAPEGPTTSVKKLGAGSLSATVRRTAHGIPHVLADDFAGVGYGYGYAFAQDNLCALMDALVTVNAERSRYFGPDGTYLAALGSQYNNLKSDFFYQAINDDGTVEALLAKPPPLGPSQDVRELVRGYTAGINRYLADTGVDALPDPRCKGAAWVRPITERDLYRRYYQLSLFASSLFFLDALVDAKPPSLLPDGTLPLPLPAPATLDRKVFPSSETLGLGSNAFGLGSQATRNGKGMLLANPHFPWEGSERFYEAHLTVPGKLNVSGVSLLGVPAILIGHNETLAWSHTVSTAYRFTPFELKLIPGFPTKYLYDGQIREMTTRTVTVQAKAADGSLTARQHTFYRSHLGPMLEYPSGLMTWNGLTAYAFHDANASNLRLLDAFFAMDRAANVDELRTAQNTWQGIPWVNTIATDAQGRAYYADMSVVPHVTDAKLARCVLSPIPLLVLASAGLPVLDGSRSDCALGSDADAVEPGIFGPGSLPRLTRADYVTNSNDSYWLPNPAQPLTGFPRILGGEKNVRSLRTRLGLKMVQGRIAGTDGLEGQGFTLEQLQTVMFNNRNYSGELLRDAAVALCRRTPFVLMPDLTFEDLRPACPVLAAWDLKGDLDSRGELLWRVFLFTAVGVTGGPYVVPFNANDPVNTPRTLNTLNPQVAQALGTAIRTLRERGIALDATTGSVQGKRKNGIFYPVHGCAHDEGCFNQIANQLLPDGTYEPVLGSSFVMAVSFTDAGPVAKSVLTYSQSTNPASPYYADQTAMFSQKQWVDRRYTEAEIAADPALTVTHLQE
- a CDS encoding YceI family protein, which codes for MSLPSWNIDPAHSAVLFIARHMVVARVHGRFERVSGTLKADPQSPLQGEVDVRVEAASIYTGNPERDAHLRSPEFLDAEAAPLITFRASQSHATGGTAFQLQGELTLRRVTRPLLLEVRHLATTQDPWGQSRLLYSARTSLQRSDFGIQWNRALDNGGWLIGEKVDIELDIQATPAKG
- a CDS encoding regulatory protein RecX; translated protein: MDDPTDRDSERRREPRKPKPPRKVSPRYLENAALHYLKRYAATVSQLKRVLMRRVDRSVKFHGTDRAEAVGWVDTLAEKLIRNGLINDRTYAETRVHSLRASGRSARVITQKLRMKGVAPELVQEKLAEATQDVPEDAAARIWARKKRLGPFRRDPSTRVENRRKDLAALARAGFSFAIAKRVIDGTADDLPPRD
- a CDS encoding AraC family transcriptional regulator translates to MVDPLAEVVSLLQPGAPFSKFVSGAGKWRVRRAENGRPFYCAVLMGSSRLAIEGREPVILEKGDFVLVPAAFNFTTTSIEPPKGRHETPRIVLPDGEIRNGVHHGPPDVRLMVGYCTFASPDASLLVSLLPQFVHVRGEQRLTTLVELLREESRERRPARDVILARLMEVLLIEALRSTAGVEASPGLLRGLSDERLSVAIRRMHEHPTHAWTVAQLAKEAALSRSAFFERFSRAVGMAPMEYLLGWRMAQAKDLLRRKKEVTVAEVAEQVGYSSASTFSVAFTRHVGLPPTHYAREQAAS
- a CDS encoding SDR family oxidoreductase; translation: MKTILITGCSSGFGLDTARHFLEHGWKVIATMRKPREDVLPRSEHLRVLPLDVTDPASIRKLVEDAGPIDVLVNNAGVGLMGVFEGTSMETVRGTFETNLFGAMTVTQAFLPQFRQQKSGVIVNVSSGTTLRPLPLLSVYSASKAALNTFTESLALELQPFGVRVGLVIPGRSPETPFAQNAQSRGQDQGVTVPEAYAGFVRSIFEQRTAHASGPVTRSADVVEAIWRVVNDPSAPLRLPAGADAVEMARTRP
- a CDS encoding YciI family protein; its protein translation is MRFMLIPRPSTLEPTHSDAPFDEAVFIAQMKFNEEMHKAGVLVASEGLSPSPGAHVVFKDGKSTVKDGPFAETKELIGGFYVLEVKSKEEAIEWARRYPGGMGNDDVMEVRPLTGAGDIPPELVKLIEKVAPTWSQTFKSS
- a CDS encoding SDR family NAD(P)-dependent oxidoreductase, whose product is MKNPAVENLPPPSDTDTAPPPDVSVEDVRRATALLSTLAEHRVLLHHLPPEDHHALMAAAGRLIHPDKATKSRMVNALRKEKKDVLRANDRAVRSSTEIRVLRKAPVLSLPALPPPPPEATPERLLEVPRKCYVCKVEFRKVHFFYDAMCIPCGDLNYARRTQRADLTGQVALITGARVKIGFQASLMLLRSGATVIATTRFPQDAVHRYAREPDFADWAHRLHVHGLDLRHAPSVELFARHIEQTHERLDILINNAAQTVRRPPGFYQHLLDGELRGVDPRLRPLLAGHEACVAALRPALGPGDMGNTSLPVATWRSSDPALGIHSSAALSLLPYAMEQEGDTQALFPEGRLDADLQQVDLRATNSWRLKLSEVRTAEMLEVHLVNAVAPFILCGKLKPLMLKDRSKPGHIVNVSAMEGSFSRWTKTDRHPHTNMAKAALNMMTLTSAPDYARDNIFMNAADTGWVTDEDPAQHAERKVQELDFQPPLDIVDGAARVVDPIITAVNTGEYVWGNFFKDYRPTDW